Proteins encoded within one genomic window of Streptomyces taklimakanensis:
- a CDS encoding chorismate mutase, whose translation MTDSEIDPAVRAELTRLRDSIDNIDAAVVHMLAERFKCTQQVGRLKAEHALPPADPAREAQQIARLRHLAESAKLDPAFAEKLLNFIVAEVIRHHERIAEDTRNGGQPTR comes from the coding sequence ATGACCGACAGCGAGATCGATCCGGCCGTGCGCGCCGAACTCACCCGACTGCGCGACAGCATCGACAACATCGACGCGGCCGTGGTGCACATGCTCGCCGAGCGCTTCAAGTGCACCCAACAGGTCGGCCGCCTCAAGGCCGAACACGCCCTGCCCCCCGCCGACCCCGCCCGCGAGGCCCAGCAGATCGCCCGACTGCGCCACCTCGCCGAGAGCGCCAAACTCGACCCCGCCTTCGCCGAGAAACTGCTGAACTTCATCGTGGCCGAGGTCATCCGCCACCACGAACGGATCGCCGAGGACACCCGGAACGGCGGGCAACCGACGCGGTGA
- a CDS encoding ABC transporter substrate-binding protein codes for MLNKTIVKLAVPMAIGALALTGCGGGDSGSDGAYKIAFQGPLSGDNVQLGQNMENGIKLAIDQAKASGDLDFEVEYVSVDDQGLPDKATTAAQKAIDDESVVAVIGPAFSGPADTAAEMFGAAGLVALSPSATRADLTTKGYKTFLRAVPNDSAQGSGMAKYLSQKVKADKVVVVDDKTDYGIGLADVAEKDLKAAGVDVVRQSVPQKTPDYSAAAKNVVKNKPDAMIYAGYYQDAGPFARKLEEAGFDGVTMSGDGTNDAQFIDLAGDASDGWLLTCACTDATKEEATKKFAADYEKEFKQAPGTYSAESYDATMMIIEQMKKLHAEGGVERQALVDALRGAKYKGLTKEFSFDDKGEFTNQAIYLYEVKGEGIEYQGGIDELVG; via the coding sequence GTGCTCAACAAGACCATCGTCAAGCTGGCCGTTCCCATGGCCATCGGTGCGCTCGCGCTCACCGGATGCGGCGGGGGGGACAGCGGAAGCGACGGCGCTTACAAAATCGCCTTCCAGGGCCCGCTCTCCGGTGACAACGTCCAGCTCGGCCAGAACATGGAGAACGGTATCAAGCTGGCGATCGACCAGGCGAAGGCCTCGGGCGACCTCGATTTCGAGGTCGAGTACGTGTCGGTCGACGACCAGGGTCTGCCGGACAAGGCGACGACCGCCGCGCAGAAGGCGATCGACGACGAGAGCGTCGTCGCGGTGATCGGCCCGGCGTTCTCGGGGCCGGCGGACACCGCCGCCGAGATGTTCGGCGCCGCGGGCCTGGTGGCGCTGTCCCCCTCGGCGACGCGCGCGGACCTGACCACCAAGGGGTACAAGACGTTCCTGCGCGCGGTGCCGAACGACAGCGCCCAGGGCTCCGGCATGGCGAAGTACCTGTCCCAGAAGGTCAAGGCCGACAAGGTCGTGGTGGTCGACGACAAGACCGACTACGGCATCGGCCTGGCGGACGTCGCGGAGAAGGACCTGAAGGCGGCGGGCGTGGACGTGGTGCGCCAGAGCGTGCCGCAGAAGACCCCGGACTACAGCGCAGCGGCGAAGAACGTCGTGAAGAACAAGCCGGACGCCATGATCTACGCCGGCTACTACCAGGACGCCGGCCCGTTCGCCAGGAAGCTGGAGGAGGCGGGCTTCGACGGCGTGACGATGTCGGGTGACGGGACCAACGACGCGCAGTTCATCGATCTGGCGGGTGACGCGTCCGACGGTTGGCTGCTGACCTGCGCGTGCACGGACGCCACGAAGGAGGAGGCGACGAAGAAGTTCGCCGCCGACTACGAGAAGGAGTTCAAGCAGGCTCCGGGCACCTACTCGGCCGAGTCCTACGACGCCACGATGATGATCATCGAGCAGATGAAGAAGCTGCACGCCGAGGGCGGTGTCGAGCGCCAGGCGCTGGTGGACGCGCTGCGCGGCGCGAAGTACAAGGGCCTGACGAAGGAGTTCTCCTTCGACGACAAGGGCGAGTTCACCAACCAGGCCATCTACCTGTACGAGGTCAAGGGCGAGGGCATCGAGTACCAGGGCGGCATCGACGAGCTGGTGGGCTGA
- a CDS encoding DUF6571 family protein, translated as MAKLTFSDLYGVSFSTLAAAVSDWESMVTKLETLADDARTGMAAKADKAEWSGENAEVTKPFVHKTAKEFDDAAAQAKSVKNILKDAHADLKAVQSDLKKEVEEGRKQGIRVVDSGDGTVRCAFDRQPDNSPPSEEQRRAGEDLAARIDRLIVRAAEIDDLAARALKRVHGGDTHNFGHATYTSFDEVEAERALELAKLGPKMSADQYREFNDLMTFNARDPEFSTSFYKGLGGPEEALRFYGRMSLDGTLGDGEENKERLALSRELQRNMGIALATATDPDNRTHLPAGWGDEFRKLGTQQIELEPGAFGRQPYGYQVLGGMLRYGNYDADFLTPIAEHVTQLHHEEPMRFMSNKPVGTGDLDLGYNPSGKGGAGYDPLTSVLEALGHSPEALEKFFTGEPTVYREDGTVNPDKKAELGYTYKEELLKKDFPWPPDTLAMPGLEGSEDAFKHGPNALGHALEAAATGRAYDSDSTEPIEHTAERAEFVEYLVSHFGENPDLIRHNENGEAKDLKSGPLHVLRDSLGNITAEYMGDFQRVMYGDDPSDRFPINGVPAVFENSSHVMRFLGEVGQDPNAYATVTGAQQAYTTLMVDRTINEETQSTVSLEQRVSNAVAPGAVMAGIMSEARADAVHDYNTAVVKDFNEAAAEKGKWVTRTVELGTSLIPQRVPVVGEVANWLAEDITESVVKSAERDVIDIGEDGSRDYTKGRDAAIDAAKEAVARATRDHPNINPETIRDIQEEVRTQTGNSHSEGVNLRSSGDAS; from the coding sequence ATGGCCAAGTTGACCTTCAGCGATCTGTACGGCGTCTCCTTCTCCACCCTGGCGGCGGCGGTCTCGGACTGGGAATCGATGGTCACCAAGCTGGAGACGCTGGCGGACGACGCCCGCACCGGCATGGCGGCCAAGGCCGACAAGGCGGAGTGGAGCGGTGAGAACGCGGAGGTCACCAAGCCGTTCGTCCACAAGACCGCCAAGGAGTTCGACGACGCGGCAGCCCAGGCCAAGAGCGTCAAGAACATCCTCAAGGACGCGCACGCCGACCTGAAGGCCGTCCAGTCCGACCTGAAGAAAGAGGTCGAGGAAGGGCGCAAGCAGGGGATCCGGGTGGTGGACAGCGGTGACGGAACCGTACGGTGCGCTTTCGACCGTCAGCCGGACAACAGCCCTCCCTCCGAGGAGCAACGGCGAGCCGGGGAGGACTTGGCGGCTCGGATCGACCGGTTGATCGTGCGGGCGGCGGAGATCGACGACCTGGCCGCGCGGGCTTTGAAGAGGGTGCACGGCGGTGACACCCACAACTTCGGGCACGCCACCTACACGTCGTTCGACGAGGTCGAGGCCGAACGGGCCCTTGAGCTGGCGAAGCTGGGCCCGAAGATGTCCGCCGACCAGTACCGTGAGTTCAACGATCTGATGACCTTCAACGCCCGGGACCCGGAGTTCTCCACCTCCTTCTACAAGGGCCTGGGCGGCCCCGAGGAGGCCCTGCGCTTCTACGGCCGCATGTCGCTCGACGGCACGCTGGGTGACGGGGAGGAGAACAAGGAACGTCTGGCACTGTCCCGTGAACTCCAGCGGAACATGGGCATCGCGCTGGCCACAGCCACCGATCCGGACAACAGGACGCATCTGCCGGCCGGTTGGGGTGACGAGTTCCGCAAGCTCGGCACCCAACAGATCGAGCTGGAACCGGGAGCGTTCGGTCGGCAGCCGTACGGATACCAGGTCCTCGGCGGAATGCTGCGGTACGGGAACTACGACGCGGACTTCCTCACCCCGATCGCGGAACACGTCACCCAGCTCCACCACGAGGAACCCATGCGGTTCATGTCGAACAAGCCGGTGGGCACGGGGGACCTGGACCTCGGCTACAACCCGTCCGGCAAGGGCGGTGCCGGCTACGACCCGTTGACGAGCGTCCTGGAGGCGCTGGGGCACAGCCCGGAGGCGTTGGAGAAGTTCTTCACCGGCGAACCGACGGTGTACCGGGAAGACGGCACGGTGAACCCGGACAAGAAAGCGGAGCTGGGCTACACATACAAGGAAGAACTCCTCAAGAAGGACTTCCCCTGGCCACCGGACACCCTGGCGATGCCGGGCCTGGAGGGCTCGGAAGACGCCTTCAAGCACGGCCCCAACGCGCTCGGTCACGCGTTGGAGGCCGCGGCCACCGGGCGCGCGTACGACAGCGACTCGACGGAACCGATCGAGCACACGGCGGAGCGTGCGGAGTTCGTCGAGTACCTGGTGTCGCACTTCGGCGAGAACCCCGACCTGATCCGCCACAACGAGAACGGGGAGGCGAAGGACCTGAAGTCCGGCCCGCTCCACGTGCTACGGGACAGTCTCGGCAACATCACCGCCGAGTACATGGGCGACTTCCAACGCGTGATGTACGGGGACGATCCGTCGGACCGTTTCCCGATCAACGGCGTACCGGCGGTCTTCGAGAACAGCAGTCATGTGATGCGGTTCCTCGGCGAGGTGGGACAGGACCCGAACGCCTACGCCACGGTCACCGGTGCCCAGCAGGCGTACACGACGCTGATGGTGGATCGGACCATCAACGAGGAAACGCAGTCGACGGTTTCCCTGGAACAGCGGGTCAGCAACGCGGTCGCCCCCGGCGCCGTGATGGCGGGGATCATGAGCGAGGCCCGCGCCGACGCCGTCCACGACTACAACACTGCGGTGGTCAAGGACTTCAACGAGGCCGCAGCGGAAAAGGGAAAGTGGGTCACCCGCACCGTCGAACTGGGGACTTCCCTCATTCCGCAGCGTGTCCCCGTAGTGGGCGAGGTCGCCAACTGGCTGGCAGAGGACATCACCGAAAGCGTGGTGAAGAGCGCCGAGAGAGACGTCATCGATATCGGAGAAGATGGAAGCCGGGATTACACCAAAGGGCGTGACGCAGCCATCGACGCAGCCAAGGAGGCCGTCGCGCGCGCAACGAGAGACCATCCGAACATCAACCCCGAAACCATCAGAGACATTCAGGAGGAAGTTCGCACCCAGACGGGAAACAGCCACAGCGAAGGGGTAAATTTGAGATCTTCCGGTGATGCCTCGTGA
- the pyk gene encoding pyruvate kinase translates to MRRAKIVCTLGPATDSYEQIRALVEAGMDVARLNLSHGSHAEHEERYHRVRRAAEETGRSVGILADLQGPKIRLGRFREGPVLLERGDEFTITTEDVEGDREHCGTTYEGLAEDVSPGEAILVDDGRVALEVTAVDGPRVRTKVVEGGMVSDHKGLNLPGVAVSVPALSDKDVDDLRWALRTGVDVVALSFVRGGHDIADVHRVMKEEERRLPVIAKIEKPQAVRNLHDIVAAFDGLMVARGDLGVEMPLEAVPMVQKRAVELARRNAKPVIVATQMLDSMVDSSRPTRAEVSDVANAVMDGTDAVMLSGETSVGKYPVETVRTMSRIVVAAEENMLAKGLSPLTEGGKPRTQGGAVARAAAEMGDFLGARFLVAFTQSGDTVRRLSRYRSPIPVLAFTPDPATRARLNLTWGVETFLGPTVRTTDEMVRQVDEHLLRIGRCREGDKVIVTAGSPPGVPGTTNMVRVHHIGESDPGR, encoded by the coding sequence ATGCGCCGCGCCAAAATCGTCTGCACACTCGGACCCGCCACCGACTCGTACGAGCAGATCAGGGCGCTCGTCGAAGCCGGAATGGACGTCGCACGCCTCAACCTCAGCCACGGCAGCCACGCCGAACACGAGGAGAGGTACCACCGGGTGCGCCGCGCGGCGGAGGAGACCGGACGCAGCGTCGGCATCCTCGCCGACCTTCAAGGCCCGAAGATCCGACTCGGACGATTCCGCGAAGGCCCCGTACTCCTCGAACGCGGCGACGAGTTCACCATCACCACCGAGGACGTCGAGGGCGACCGCGAGCACTGCGGCACCACCTACGAGGGTCTCGCCGAGGACGTCTCCCCCGGAGAGGCGATCCTCGTCGACGACGGGCGCGTCGCCCTGGAGGTCACCGCCGTCGACGGTCCCCGCGTCCGCACCAAGGTCGTCGAAGGCGGCATGGTCTCCGACCACAAGGGCCTGAACCTCCCCGGCGTCGCCGTCTCCGTGCCCGCCCTCTCCGACAAGGACGTCGACGACCTGCGCTGGGCGCTGCGCACCGGCGTGGACGTCGTGGCTCTCTCCTTCGTGCGCGGTGGACACGACATCGCCGACGTCCACCGCGTCATGAAGGAGGAGGAACGCCGGCTCCCCGTCATAGCCAAGATCGAGAAGCCCCAGGCGGTGCGGAACCTCCACGACATCGTCGCCGCCTTCGACGGCCTCATGGTCGCCCGCGGCGACCTCGGCGTCGAGATGCCCCTGGAGGCCGTCCCGATGGTGCAGAAACGCGCCGTCGAACTCGCCCGACGCAACGCCAAACCCGTGATCGTCGCCACCCAGATGCTCGACTCGATGGTCGACTCCTCCAGGCCCACCCGCGCCGAGGTGTCCGACGTCGCCAACGCCGTCATGGACGGCACCGACGCCGTGATGCTCTCCGGCGAGACCAGTGTCGGCAAGTACCCCGTCGAGACGGTCAGGACCATGAGCCGCATCGTCGTGGCCGCCGAGGAGAACATGCTCGCCAAGGGGCTGTCCCCACTCACCGAGGGCGGTAAGCCCCGCACCCAGGGCGGCGCCGTCGCCCGCGCCGCCGCCGAGATGGGCGACTTCCTCGGCGCCAGGTTCCTCGTCGCCTTCACTCAGTCCGGCGACACCGTCCGCAGGCTCTCCCGCTACCGCTCGCCCATCCCCGTCCTCGCCTTCACCCCCGACCCGGCCACCCGCGCCAGGCTCAACCTGACCTGGGGTGTGGAGACCTTCCTCGGGCCCACCGTGCGGACCACCGACGAGATGGTCCGACAGGTCGACGAGCACCTGTTGCGGATCGGCCGCTGCCGCGAGGGCGACAAGGTGATCGTCACCGCGGGCTCCCCGCCGGGAGTCCCCGGCACCACCAACATGGTCCGCGTCCACCACATCGGCGAGAGCGACCCCGGACGCTGA
- a CDS encoding branched-chain amino acid ABC transporter permease produces the protein MSLSEFWDFLVLGVVLGSLYAVIAIGYTLVYGVLQLLNFAHSEVFMFGGYGGLLALTALIPETTPSGTGSVVYVLIGMVAGAALGGAVAFGLERVAYRPLRRRGAPRLVFLITAIGASFFLYNLAGKLFGRNPLPMPTMYENKRVLSVFGAELTITQVLILVSAVVMMIGLDYVVNRTKMGSGIRAVAQDPDVASLMGVDIDKVVSRTFVLGGLLGGAAGFLFGTNSQVWYTMGFLPGITAFAAAVLGGIGNVRGAMLGGLLLGVVETMTVGLWGDDWRYVGAFVVLVLVLMVRPTGILGERLGRTA, from the coding sequence ATGTCCCTCAGTGAGTTCTGGGACTTCCTCGTCCTAGGGGTGGTGCTCGGCAGTCTCTACGCCGTCATCGCCATCGGCTACACGCTGGTCTACGGCGTGCTCCAGCTTCTGAACTTCGCGCACAGCGAGGTCTTCATGTTCGGCGGTTACGGCGGCCTGTTGGCCCTGACCGCTCTGATACCCGAGACGACGCCCTCCGGAACGGGTTCGGTCGTCTACGTCCTGATCGGCATGGTGGCGGGTGCCGCGTTGGGGGGTGCGGTGGCCTTCGGACTGGAACGGGTGGCGTACCGGCCGCTGCGCAGGCGGGGCGCGCCGCGCCTGGTGTTCCTGATCACCGCCATCGGCGCCTCGTTCTTCCTGTACAACCTGGCGGGCAAGCTGTTCGGCCGCAATCCGCTGCCGATGCCGACGATGTACGAGAACAAGAGGGTGCTGAGCGTCTTCGGCGCGGAGTTGACCATCACGCAGGTGCTGATCCTGGTGTCGGCGGTCGTGATGATGATCGGCCTGGACTACGTGGTGAACCGCACGAAGATGGGATCGGGCATCCGCGCGGTGGCGCAGGATCCGGATGTCGCGTCGTTGATGGGCGTGGACATCGACAAGGTGGTGTCCCGGACGTTCGTGCTGGGCGGTCTGCTCGGCGGCGCGGCCGGTTTCCTCTTCGGCACCAACAGCCAGGTGTGGTACACGATGGGTTTCCTGCCCGGCATCACGGCGTTCGCCGCGGCGGTGCTGGGAGGCATCGGCAATGTGCGCGGTGCGATGCTCGGCGGCCTGCTGCTGGGTGTGGTGGAGACCATGACGGTCGGTCTGTGGGGTGACGACTGGCGCTACGTGGGGGCCTTCGTGGTGCTGGTGCTGGTGCTGATGGTCCGTCCGACCGGCATTCTCGGCGAGCGTCTGGGGAGGACGGCATGA
- a CDS encoding branched-chain amino acid ABC transporter permease, with the protein MSTKTSAPPAGTSRGASDVLASAARLRKVSWYQRPRWRRLGAVLAVAVTLALMTGEEGTTQDLFFALREDFTGPALWIWVAAAVAVWAVREFLGEQTSHAVTRARGAAASPLGKARHLWETDRRVRLGAPVLLLALVAFGPLGVERYWQQVLVDQIAIFVLLAIGLNVVIGWAGLLDLGFIAFFAIGAYSAAYWTGALPVQPPVVLNNFLVLPIAVATCLVAGVILGAPTLRLRGDYLAIVTLGFHEIVYLVAKNADGVTEGTRGVKVERFSIDLGFFSYEWRLDPMPYYWLLIGFIVLAIFLFLRLEHSKVGRAWTAIREDEVAAAATGVNTVRYKLMAFAIGASTSGVAGVAYASKAGYFNPENFAILLSVLVLAYVIFGGMGSIPGVLFGAAFLVWLPEYLRDWVDPKDRYMYLGALLVIMMIYRPQGVWPSRRRKRELSMAEAGVGDADATGPAEGGQR; encoded by the coding sequence ATGAGCACGAAGACCTCGGCCCCGCCGGCGGGGACTTCGCGGGGCGCCTCGGACGTGTTGGCGTCGGCGGCGCGGCTGCGGAAGGTGAGCTGGTACCAGCGACCGCGGTGGCGTCGGCTGGGCGCGGTGCTGGCGGTCGCGGTGACCCTGGCGCTGATGACGGGCGAGGAGGGCACCACCCAGGACCTGTTCTTCGCGCTGCGGGAGGACTTCACCGGCCCGGCGCTGTGGATCTGGGTGGCCGCCGCGGTGGCCGTCTGGGCGGTGCGGGAGTTCCTGGGGGAGCAGACCTCCCACGCGGTGACGAGGGCCAGGGGGGCCGCCGCGAGTCCGTTGGGGAAGGCGCGGCACCTGTGGGAGACGGACCGCCGGGTGCGCCTGGGTGCGCCGGTGCTGCTGCTGGCGCTGGTGGCGTTCGGGCCGCTGGGCGTGGAGCGGTACTGGCAGCAGGTGCTGGTGGACCAGATCGCGATCTTCGTGCTGTTGGCGATCGGCCTGAACGTGGTGATCGGCTGGGCGGGCCTGCTGGATTTGGGCTTCATCGCGTTCTTCGCGATCGGTGCCTACAGCGCGGCGTACTGGACGGGCGCGCTGCCGGTGCAGCCGCCGGTGGTGCTCAACAACTTCCTGGTGCTGCCGATCGCGGTGGCCACCTGTCTGGTGGCGGGAGTGATCCTGGGCGCGCCGACACTGCGGTTGCGCGGCGACTACCTGGCGATCGTGACGCTGGGTTTCCACGAGATCGTCTACCTGGTGGCGAAGAACGCCGACGGCGTCACGGAGGGCACGCGGGGCGTGAAGGTCGAGCGGTTCAGCATCGACCTGGGCTTCTTCTCGTACGAGTGGAGGCTGGACCCGATGCCGTACTACTGGCTGCTGATCGGGTTCATCGTGCTGGCGATCTTCCTGTTCCTGCGGCTGGAGCACTCCAAGGTGGGCCGGGCCTGGACCGCGATCCGCGAGGACGAGGTGGCCGCGGCGGCCACGGGCGTGAACACGGTGCGGTACAAGCTGATGGCGTTCGCGATCGGCGCGTCGACCTCCGGGGTGGCGGGCGTGGCGTACGCCAGCAAGGCCGGCTACTTCAACCCGGAGAACTTCGCGATCCTGCTGTCGGTCCTGGTGCTCGCCTACGTGATCTTCGGTGGGATGGGGTCGATTCCCGGTGTGCTGTTCGGCGCCGCGTTCCTGGTGTGGTTGCCGGAGTACCTGCGGGACTGGGTGGATCCCAAGGACCGCTACATGTACCTGGGCGCTCTCCTCGTCATCATGATGATCTACCGGCCGCAGGGCGTGTGGCCCTCCCGTCGCCGCAAGCGTGAGCTTTCGATGGCGGAGGCGGGGGTCGGCGACGCCGACGCGACCGGTCCGGCGGAAGGCGGACAGCGGTGA
- a CDS encoding response regulator: MSPDSVEDVDDGAGERAHVPPETTRVVIAEDEALIRLDLKEMLEEEGYTVVGEAGDGQTAVDLAREHRPDLVIMDVKMPVLDGISAAERIAEEAIAPVLMLTAFSQRELVERARDAGAMAYLVKPFSKSDVVPAIEMAVSRFNEMRVLTQEVADLAQRLETRKLVDRAKGLLQTQYGLSEPAAFRWIQKTSMDRRLSMRQVAEAVIQDAEEKRQQQRK; the protein is encoded by the coding sequence ATCAGCCCCGACAGCGTCGAAGACGTCGACGACGGCGCCGGCGAGCGCGCGCACGTGCCGCCGGAGACGACGCGGGTCGTCATCGCCGAGGACGAGGCGCTGATCCGTCTGGACCTCAAGGAGATGCTGGAGGAGGAGGGCTACACCGTCGTCGGTGAGGCCGGGGACGGGCAGACCGCCGTCGACCTGGCGCGGGAGCACCGCCCGGATCTGGTGATCATGGACGTGAAGATGCCGGTGCTCGACGGCATCTCGGCGGCGGAGAGGATCGCCGAGGAGGCGATCGCGCCGGTGTTGATGCTGACGGCGTTCTCGCAGCGCGAACTGGTGGAGCGGGCGCGGGACGCGGGGGCGATGGCGTACCTGGTGAAGCCGTTCAGCAAGAGCGACGTCGTGCCCGCCATCGAGATGGCGGTGTCGCGGTTCAACGAGATGAGGGTGCTGACGCAGGAGGTCGCGGACCTGGCGCAGCGGCTGGAGACGCGCAAGCTGGTGGACCGGGCCAAGGGGCTGTTGCAGACGCAGTACGGGCTGTCGGAGCCGGCGGCGTTCCGGTGGATCCAGAAGACCTCGATGGACCGGCGGCTGTCGATGAGGCAGGTGGCGGAGGCCGTGATCCAGGACGCGGAGGAGAAGAGGCAACAGCAGCGGAAGTGA
- the pepN gene encoding aminopeptidase N, producing the protein MPALTRAEAHTRAHLLDVRQYTIDLDLTRGEEVFGSTTTVRFTTREAGDTFVEVRPHTLHRAVLDGHDLDTAALAEGRLPLTGLTAGDHELRVEADMAYSRTGEGMHRFTDPADGRTYLYTMCFQTEAPRVFAAFDQPDLKAPFTVTVTAPEEWTVLGNGTAQRVDGAPGRWKCATTPPLSTYFVAVAAGPWHTVRTEHAGIPFGLHVRRSLAPHLDTDATEILDITRACFDRYHRIFDEPYPFDSYDQAFVPEFNAGAMENPGLVTLRDEFIHRSAVTETQRQSRGMVIAHEMAHMWFGDLVTLRWWDDIWLNESFAEYMGFQVLADATRFTDTWTDFAVNRKSWGYDADQRPSTHPVAPEPDAVPDTATALLNFDGISYAKGASALRQLVTWLGEKAFLAGVNDHFARHRFGNATLADFVDSLTRASGRDVHAWADRWLRTTGVDTLAHRNTTDEDAHRWNLEITHTGNRPHRIAVTPYDLAADGSGALVPRDPLEIDVAADDDRHTLTADGPRPDLVLLNDRDLTYAKIRLDETSRRTARHHLSALPTPIARATVWNALRDTVRDGELPPAEYLDTARDNLPHETDNAIAAGVLGFARNELADRYLAPQRRTAALETITHTARALLENTPSGGRDGGGGARLTAVRTLIDSTTDPRELRAWWDTETLPGEQPLDHELRWRLLHRLAALGAAGPDDIDTALDADPSATGTEGAARCRAALPDPEAKEAAWQAVFDEADTLSTYGLVATLQGFWHPEQRDLLRDYVPRYFEQAPALAARRGEAVAQALTHYGFPRPFTDPDTLTAGERCLAAPDLTAALRRGLTDALDDLARALRVREAH; encoded by the coding sequence ATGCCAGCACTCACCCGCGCCGAGGCGCACACCCGCGCCCACCTCCTCGACGTCCGGCAGTACACGATCGACCTCGACCTGACCCGCGGCGAGGAGGTCTTCGGCTCCACCACCACCGTCCGCTTCACCACCCGCGAAGCCGGCGACACCTTCGTCGAGGTACGGCCCCACACCCTCCACCGGGCCGTCCTCGACGGACACGACCTCGACACCGCCGCCCTCGCCGAGGGACGGCTCCCCCTGACCGGACTGACCGCGGGCGACCACGAACTGCGCGTCGAGGCCGACATGGCCTACTCACGCACCGGCGAGGGCATGCACCGCTTCACCGACCCCGCCGACGGTCGCACCTACCTCTACACCATGTGCTTCCAGACCGAGGCACCCCGGGTCTTCGCCGCCTTCGACCAGCCCGACCTCAAGGCCCCCTTCACCGTCACCGTCACCGCGCCCGAGGAGTGGACCGTCCTGGGCAACGGCACCGCCCAGCGCGTCGACGGCGCCCCCGGCCGCTGGAAGTGCGCCACCACACCGCCGCTGAGCACCTACTTCGTCGCCGTCGCCGCGGGCCCCTGGCACACGGTGCGCACCGAACACGCCGGCATCCCCTTCGGCCTCCACGTGCGGCGTTCCCTCGCGCCCCACCTCGACACCGACGCCACCGAAATCCTCGACATCACCCGCGCCTGCTTCGACCGCTACCACCGGATCTTCGACGAGCCCTACCCCTTCGACTCCTACGACCAGGCGTTCGTCCCCGAGTTCAACGCCGGAGCCATGGAGAACCCCGGACTGGTCACCCTCCGGGACGAGTTCATCCACCGTTCCGCCGTCACCGAAACCCAGCGCCAGTCCCGCGGCATGGTCATCGCCCACGAGATGGCCCACATGTGGTTCGGAGACCTCGTCACCCTGCGCTGGTGGGACGACATCTGGCTCAACGAGTCCTTCGCCGAGTACATGGGCTTCCAGGTCCTCGCCGACGCCACCCGCTTCACCGACACCTGGACCGACTTCGCCGTCAACCGCAAGTCGTGGGGCTACGACGCCGACCAGCGGCCCTCCACCCACCCCGTCGCCCCCGAACCCGACGCGGTGCCCGACACCGCCACGGCCCTGCTCAACTTCGACGGCATCTCCTACGCCAAGGGCGCCTCCGCCCTGCGTCAACTCGTCACCTGGCTCGGCGAGAAGGCCTTCCTCGCCGGCGTCAACGACCACTTCGCCCGCCACCGCTTCGGCAACGCCACCCTCGCCGACTTCGTCGACTCCCTCACCCGCGCCTCCGGCCGCGACGTCCACGCCTGGGCCGACCGCTGGCTGCGCACCACCGGCGTCGACACCCTCGCCCACCGGAACACCACCGACGAGGACGCCCACCGCTGGAATCTGGAGATCACCCACACCGGCAACCGTCCTCACCGCATCGCCGTCACCCCCTACGACCTGGCCGCCGACGGAAGCGGGGCCCTCGTGCCACGCGACCCCCTGGAGATCGACGTGGCCGCCGACGACGACCGGCACACCCTCACCGCCGACGGCCCCCGCCCCGACCTCGTCCTCCTCAACGATCGCGACCTGACCTACGCCAAGATCCGCCTCGACGAGACCTCCCGACGGACCGCACGGCACCACCTGTCCGCCCTGCCCACCCCGATCGCCCGCGCCACCGTCTGGAACGCGCTGCGCGACACGGTCCGCGACGGCGAGCTCCCGCCCGCCGAATACCTGGACACCGCCCGCGACAACCTGCCCCACGAAACCGACAACGCCATCGCCGCCGGCGTCCTCGGCTTCGCCCGCAACGAACTCGCCGACCGCTACCTCGCACCGCAGCGGCGCACGGCCGCCCTGGAGACCATCACCCACACCGCCCGCGCCCTCCTGGAGAACACCCCCAGCGGCGGGCGGGACGGCGGGGGAGGCGCGCGACTGACCGCCGTGCGCACCCTGATCGACAGCACCACCGACCCCCGTGAGCTCCGCGCCTGGTGGGACACCGAGACCCTTCCCGGCGAACAACCCCTCGACCACGAACTGCGGTGGCGGCTGCTGCACCGGCTGGCCGCCCTCGGCGCCGCCGGACCCGACGACATCGACACCGCCCTCGACGCCGACCCCAGCGCCACCGGCACCGAGGGGGCCGCCCGCTGCCGCGCCGCCCTGCCCGACCCCGAGGCCAAGGAAGCCGCCTGGCAGGCCGTGTTCGACGAGGCCGACACCCTCTCCACCTACGGACTCGTCGCCACCCTCCAGGGCTTCTGGCACCCCGAGCAGCGCGACCTGCTGCGCGACTACGTTCCCCGCTACTTCGAACAGGCCCCCGCCCTCGCCGCCCGTCGAGGAGAGGCCGTCGCCCAGGCCCTGACCCACTACGGCTTCCCCCGGCCCTTCACCGACCCCGACACCCTGACGGCGGGGGAGAGGTGCCTGGCCGCCCCCGACCTCACCGCAGCCCTGCGCCGTGGCCTGACCGACGCGCTCGACGACCTCGCCCGCGCCCTGCGCGTCCGCGAGGCGCACTGA